A single genomic interval of Natator depressus isolate rNatDep1 chromosome 14, rNatDep2.hap1, whole genome shotgun sequence harbors:
- the TRIM7 gene encoding E3 ubiquitin-protein ligase TRIM7 has translation MAAVFLPGNLQDEATCSVCLEFFKDPVSIECGHNFCRACITKSWRGLEMDFPCPQCREIFQQKNFRPNRQLANMCEIISQFAVPGAKGALEEGLCEKHREAFKLFCRDDQKSICVVCDRSREHRPHTVVPVEEAAQEYKEQIQSRLDFLKKERQELLEFKSKDDKKSQELLKTIELERQMLISEFEGLRQFLHDQEHLLLGQLEKMEKGIAKKQNENLTELSKEISLLNQLITDLKEKIQQPVLELLKDVTSILNRSKGLKFQKPVPVSSDMKSSISNFSLKTVVLKAVLKKFKETLQDELGKGEKEDLTLDPDTANQLLILSTDLKSVRMGCRKQELPDNPKRFDTNSRVLALEGFKSGRHYWEVEVGASDGWAFGVARESVRRKGLTQFSPEEGIWAVQQNGGRYWAVTSPQRTPLCIGERLSKVRVYLDYEGEEVSFYNAENMQHMFTFNVAFNERVFPLFSVCSTITYIKLCP, from the exons ATGGCTGCTGTCTTCCTCCCCGGGAACCTGCAAGACGAGGCAACTTGTTCAGTTTGCCTGGAGTTCTTCAAAGACCCCGTGTCCATAGAGTGCGGCCACAACTTCTGCCGAGCCTGCATCACCAAGAGCTGGAGAGGCCTGGAGATGGATTTCCCCTGCCCTCAGTGCCGGGAGATCTTCCAGCAGAAGAACTTCAGGCCCAACAGGCAGCTAGCCAACATGTGCGAGATCATCAGCCAGTTTGCAGTACCTGGGGCGAAAGGGGCTCTGGAGGAGGGACTCTGTGAGAAACACAGGGAAGCGTTCAAACTCTTCTGCAGGGATGATCAGAAGTCGATCTGCGTGGTGTGTGACAGATCCCGGGAGCACCGGCCTCACACTGTGGTGCCCGTagaggaggctgcccaggagtacaag GAACAAATTCAGAGCCGGTTGGATTTCCTgaaaaaagagagacaagaaTTGCTGGAATTTAAATCAAAGGATGATAAGAAAAGCCAAGAGCTACTG aaaacTATAGAGTTGGAGCGGCAGATGCTCATCTCTGAATTCGAGGGTCTGCGCCAGTTTCTGCATGACCAGGAGCATCTCCTTCTGGGCCAGCTAGAGAAGATGGAGAAGGGAATCGCCAAGAAGCAGAATGAGAACCTCACCGAGCTCTCTAAAGAGATTTCACTCCTCAACCAACTGATAACAGACTTGAAAGAGAAAATCCAACAACCAGTGCTTGAGTTGCTCAAG GATGTGACGAGCATCTTGAACAG AAGCAAGGGTCTGAAGTTTCAGAAGCCGGTTCCTGTCTCTTCTGATATGAAAAGCTCTATCAGCAATTTCTCTCTCAAGACTGTTGTCCTCAAGGCAGTGTTAAAGAAATTCAAAG AGACTCTGCAGGATGAACTGGGAAAAGGTGAAAAAG AGGACCTGACTCTGGATCCGGATACAGCCAACCAGCTGCTCATCTTATCCACAGATCTCAAGAGTGTGAGGATGGGATGCCGAAAACAGGAGCTGCCTGATAACCCCAAGCGATTCGACACTAACTCCCGGGTGCTGGCTTTGGAAGGATTCAAGTCGGGGAGGCATTACTGGGAGGTGGAAGTGGGGGCCTCAGACGGCTGGGCTTTTGGGGTGGCCAGGGAGTCGGTGAGGAGGAAAGGTCTGACTCAGTTTTCCCCCGAGGAGGGGATCTGGGCAGTGCAACAAAACGGAGGGCGCTACTGGGCTGTCACCTCCCCTCAACGCACCCCGCTTTGCATCGGTGAGAGGCTCAGTAAGGTCCGGGTTTACCTAGACTACGAAGGGGAAGA